From Bradysia coprophila strain Holo2 unplaced genomic scaffold, BU_Bcop_v1 contig_324, whole genome shotgun sequence, the proteins below share one genomic window:
- the LOC119079690 gene encoding beta-1,2-xylosyltransferase RCN11-like: MRHEGPPRNDVNGNSNDCDEKYGPEMFEIWKATAFETCTNESTSKITCYLRYDEAVTRRMCLLSNTKIRLYEPYYVASTSNLSSEATIKMQNDILAADCAPFERNYNGIDERKMQFDSFFHVDKFEASRNGDLQCNHTVLHTVFWMWRWDATNAYHFLEDVTNTFASLALLDEDPDQVEIAIYDGMQGIVNNPLFTFWSELFPKGVRIIRNNPFPSDTCFRRSITNMYGMRSHFTEFGGYKTDAFCSSPILKGFRDWATDKMHFKRTNHVKRFTLLFVSRQQYLSTRKIARVLVNEDTILETIRSAFPLLNVIRFRPENYTTFKEQVQIAVKANIMVGVHGAGLVYSRFMSPGSHLIEVFMDDRSSANRHFHNIATWVDLRHHAIEFMGKVLPPEDIVKVIGNAMKELDRKTTAG, translated from the coding sequence ATGAGACATGAAGGTCCACCACGAAACGATGTGAATGGGAACAGCAATGATTGCGATGAAAAGTATGGCCCCGAAATGTTCGAAATTTGGAAAGCAACCGCGTTTGAGACTTGTACGAATGAATCCACGAGTAAAATAACTTGCTACTTACGATATGACGAGGCTGTTACCCGGCGCATGTGTCTGCTGTCTAACACAAAAATCCGGCTCTACGAACCGTATTACGTTGCAAGCACTTCGAATCTGTCGTCTGAAGCtacaataaaaatgcaaaacgaCATTTTAGCTGCTGATTGTGCACCGTTCGAAAGGAACTACAACGGAATCGATGAGCGTAAAATGCAATTCGATAGTTTCTTTCATGTGGACAAATTCGAAGCGTCTAGGAATGGAGACCTGCAATGCAATCATACCGTTTTGCATACGGTCTTCTGGATGTGGAGATGGGACGCCACGAACGCATATCACTTCTTGGAGGATGTAACGAACACATTCGCAAGTCTAGCGCTTTTGGATGAAGATCCAGATCAAGTGGAAATCGCTATCTACGACGGTATGCAGGGGATCGTAAACAATCCACTTTTCACCTTCTGGTCGGAACTATTTCCGAAAGGAGTGCGAATCATCCGAAATAATCCATTCCCGAGTGATACATGCTTTCGACGAAGCATCACCAACATGTACGGAATGAGATCTCACTTCACTGAATTCGGGGGATACAAAACGGATGCGTTCTGCTCATCTCCGATTTTAAAAGGATTCCGAGACTGGGCAACCGATAAGATGCACTTTAAACGCACGAATCACGTTAAACGCTTTACCCTCCTATTTGTTTCCCGGCAGCAGTACTTGTCCACACGAAAAATTGCGAGAGTGCTCGTAAACGAAGATACTATCCTCGAAACCATTCGATCCGCCTTTCCATTACTCAATGTAATCAGATTCCGTCCGGAGAATTACACCACATTTAAAGAACAGGTACAAATTGCAGTCAAAGCAAACATAATGGTTGGCGTTCACGGGGCTGGGTTAGTGTACAGTCGGTTCATGTCGCCTGGTTCTCATCTCATCGAAGTATTCATGGACGATCGAAGTTCAGCGAACCGACATTTCCATAACATTGCTACGTGGGTGGATTTGAGACATCATGCCATTGAATTTATGGGCAAAGTGCTTCCACCCGAAGATATTGTAAAAGTTATTGGTAATGCGATGAAAGAACTGGATAGAAAGACTACGGCTGGTTAG